A window of Pararhodobacter sp. genomic DNA:
GCCCTCGGCGCCCAGAATGACATTCTCAAGCACCGAGAAATTTTCGACCAGCTTGAAATGCTGGAACACCATGCCGATGCCGGCGTTGATCGCGTCCTGGCTGTCGCTGATGGTGGTCGGTTTGCCGTCAATCAGGATCTCGCCCGAGTCGGCTTTGTAAAACCCGTACAGGATCGACATCATGGTCGATTTTCCAGCACCGTTCTCGCCGATGATGCCGTGGATCGTGCCTTTGTGTACCCGAATACTGATGTTCTTGTTCGCCTGGACCGGGCCGAACGCCTTCGATATCCCGCGAAGCTCAATGGCGGGGGCGGCAGAAGGTGCCGCCCCCCCGTTGGTCACGTTTGCGACCATGCGTTCAAGCCCTCACTCGACCGAGATTGGGCAGGAGTTGTCCGACATATAGTCGTGAACCACCAACTCGCCCGAGGTGATCGCGGCCTCGGCCGCAGCCACGGCGTCGCGCATTTCCTGCGTGACCAGCGCGTCGTTGTTCTCGTCCAGCGCCCAATCCACGCCACCCGAGGCGAGGTCCATGACGTGAATGCCGGTTTCCATGTCAGCCCCTTCCGAGAAGGCCGCGAACACAGCGTTATCCACGCGCTTGACCATCGAGGTCAGAACCTGGCCGGGGTGCAGGTGGTTCTGGTTGCTGTCCACGCCGATCGACAGGATGCCGGCATCCGCCGCGGTTTGCAGAACGCCAACACCCGTGCCGCCAGCCGCGGCATAGACAACGTCCGCACCCTGGCTGATCTGCGCCGAGGTGATCTCGCCGCCGCGGACCGGGTCATTCCAGGCTGCAGGCGTCGTGCCGGTGTAGTTGACGATGACGTTTGCGTCTGGATTTGCCGCCATCACGCCCTGTGCGTAACCGCAGGCAAAACGACGGATCAACGGAATATCCATGCCGCCGACAAAGCCGACCGTGTTGGATTCCGAGGCCATCGCCGCCAGCATGCCGACAAGGTATGACCCTTCGTGCTCGGTGAACACGATGGAGCGCACGTTCGGTGCATCCACCACGCCGTCGATGATCGCGAAGGTGGTGTCCGGATAATCCGGTGCGACCTGCTCCAGCACCGAGCTGAAGGCGAAGCCGGTCATGACAATCGGGTTCGAGCCGGATTCAGCCAAGCGGCGCAGGGCTTGTTCGCGCTGGGCTTCGGACTGCATTTCGATGTCGCGGTAGGCGCCGCCGGTTTCGGCAGCCCAACGCTCGGCACCGCCGAACGCGGATTCGTTGAAGGATTTGTCGAACTTGCCGCCAAGGTCGAAGATCAGCGCCGGATCTGCCAGAGCAGCCCCCGCCGTCAGCGCCATTACAGCAGTTGCGCCCATGAGTTTGCGGGTCAGTTTCATAGTTGTTCTCCCAGTTGGGTCGTCATTGGCCGCCGAGGACAAACCTCATGCAGTTGAGCCGAAGACTCGGTCCATCCGTCATCTAGGTCCAGCAGCAGGGCAGCCGTCAAGCAGTTTTTACCAAACGGATAAGTCTAAGGAATCGCTTGGCCGGCCACAGGTTAAAACTCAGACGAGCGACTTGCAAAGGATCATTGCGGCCACCGCGTCTTTGTCGTCCCGGGCGTAGTATCCCGGCCGCTGACCGTTCTGCACCCAACCCGCATCGGCATAGAGCGCGCGGGCGGGGATGTTGTCTTCGGCGACTTCCAGAAAGGCTGTTGTCGCGCCGTGCGCGCGGGCGCGCGTCTCGAACTGCGACAACATGGCGCGGGCCAATCCGGTGCGGCGCGCGTGGGGGGCGGTGGCGAGGGTCAGCACCTCGGCCTCATCGGCTATCACGCGGCCAAGCAGAAAGGCCGTTTCGTCAGCCGTGTTGATCAGAAAAACATGCGGACTGTCCAGCACCGTGGCAAAGCTTTCCGCGCTCCAGGGTGCCGGTGAGCGGAAGCACAGCGCATGTAAAGCGGCCAGCGCGGCGGGGGTCATTCGATCAACGCAGGCGGCTGTTCCGAGGGGGGGGGCCGCGTCGGCCTCGCGCAGGTAGAGCGGCGCGGGGCGTGGTTGCGGGCGGCCGATCCGGCGTGTCGCCAAGATCGCAATCGCCACGCCGAGCGGGTGCGCGGGCGCGATTCCGCCGTCGCCGATTGCGGGGTCGGGGGCCGTGTCATGGAGCGTCGGGGTTTGGCCCGGCAGCGTCACCCAGACCTGACCGCGCACCGCGGGCACGACCACCGGCAGCGCCGGACCATCCAGCGCCGCCGCCTCGAACCGGTCGATGCCGATGGCGGGAATCCCCAGACCCAGCGCCAATCCCCGCGCGGCCGAGACGCTGATGCGGATGCCGGTGAAATTCCCCGGCCCGATGCCCACGCCTATCGCCGTCAGATCGGGCCATGTGACACCGGCCTCGGCCAGCGCCGCCTCCAGCAGCGGCATCAGGCTTTCGCCTTGCCCGCGCGCCATGACATGATGGTGATGCGCCAGTACGACCTCATCACGGGTGACCGCCACCGAGCACCAGCCGCCCGACGTGTCGAAACCCAGGACCGTTTTGGCCATCAGTCAGCCCCCGGATCTGGCGCGCCGTGGGTCAGCCCCTGACCTGCAGCCCGCGTGCCGTGCTCAGACGGCAACCGGGCGCACCTCGGTGACCTCGGGGATATAGTGGCGCAGCAGGTTCTCGATGCCCATTTTCAGCGTCATCGTCGAAGACGGGCAGCCCGCGCAGGCGCCTTTCATATGCAGATAGACCACGCCGCGGTCGAACCCGTGAAAGGTGATGTCGCCACCATCCTGCGCCACGGCCGGACGCACGCGCGTATCCAGCAACTCCTTGATTTGCTCGACAATCTCGCTGTCGGGGCCGTCTTGCGTGGCGTGGGCGTCTTCGGCCTCGCCCTCGATCGCCGGGCGGCCCGATTGGAAATGCTCAAGGATCGCGCCCAGAATCGCCGGTTTCACATGCGCCCAGTCGGTTGCATCGGCCTTGGTGACGGTGATGAAATCCGCGCCCAAAAAGACGCCGGTGACACCCGGCACGTCGAAAACCGCGCGGGCCAGCGGCGAGGATCCCGCCGTATCGCTATTGGGAAAATCAGCAGTGCCCTGGCCCAACACGTCCTGCCCGGGCAGGAATTTCAGCGTGGCGGGGTTCGGGGTGGACTCGGTTTGAATGAACATGGCGCAGCCTCCGTTTGACGGGATATGCGACCCGAGGCCCGGCAAGTCAAGGATCGCAAGCGTCGCAGGGCGCGTGAATTTCGCGTCTGGGCGGCGTGATCCCAAGGCCCCGGAGTCTCAGCGCATCTCTTGCAATTGCAGGTTCCAGCCTTTCGCGTTTGTCGTGGATTTATGCGCGGCCGATTGCCTCACCATCGCCAATTCGCGCGGCGTCAACTGTTGGCGAAACCGAATGCCGACATGGGTCAGGGTTGCCCACCGCACTTCGGCTTCGGGGAGGTGGTGGTTGCTGCCAAGGGCGATGTAGATGCGGTCGCCGGGACAGACCGCCGCCAAACGGGTCAAGCGCGCGCCAAAAGTGCTGACGTTGACGATGAACGCCGAGCGCGCCTGGCCATCGCGCAGCAAGACCCGGACTGCCTTGTCGCAGGGAAACCGATGTTCGCGATATTTCATCGTCGCCCCCTCAATGAAAGGTGCGCGACCCGAGGATCGCAGAGATATCGTTTTGTGTCAGGGGGTTGGAGAACATCAAGCCGCAGGTGTCGTCGAAATTCCAGCGCACCTCGGCTTGCAGGTTCCGGCCCATGGCCTGAATGTCGATCCGCTCGCCCACTTTCAGCGCCCGGTCAGGCACGCCCAGCAACCGCGCGCCGCCCGCGCTGAGGTTGCCGATGGTGGCGTCAAAGACAGTGTCGGCGGTGCGAACCTGTATCAAAACCCGTGAGGGGAGTCGTGTCGCGCGTTGCAGCATAAAAAGCCTTCCTCTCTGTCGATCAGAGAAGTTTCGCGCAAAGAGGTTTCGGGCCGGTAAACAGCGGCCCCTTGATCCACCGTTTTTGACTCCCCACATAGTCTGTGAGGCCCACAAAGGGCGTGCGCCGATGGTCGGGCGCGCCTTGCCAGACGGGCGCTTATGAAGGAGTAGACGATGAACCTTGAGAAGTTCACGGAACGGGCTCGCGGATTCCTGCAGGCCGCCAACACCATCGCCGCCCGCGAAAGCAACCAGCGGCTGACCCCCGAACATTTGCTCAAGGCCCTGATGGATGACGATCAGGGCATGGCGGCGAACCTGATTCGCAAATCCGGCGGCGCGCCCGAACGCGTGGTGCAGGCCGTCGATCTGGCGGTCGCGAAATTGCCCAAGATCACCGGCGATGCCGGGCAGGTCTATACCGATCAATCGCTGGTTCGCGTGCTGGATGAGGCCGAGAAGATCGCCCAGAAAGCCGGTGACAGCTTTGTCCCGGTCGAGCGGGTGCTGATGGCGCTGGCGATGGTGAAATCCG
This region includes:
- a CDS encoding PilZ domain-containing protein, whose translation is MLQRATRLPSRVLIQVRTADTVFDATIGNLSAGGARLLGVPDRALKVGERIDIQAMGRNLQAEVRWNFDDTCGLMFSNPLTQNDISAILGSRTFH
- a CDS encoding BMP family ABC transporter substrate-binding protein — its product is MKLTRKLMGATAVMALTAGAALADPALIFDLGGKFDKSFNESAFGGAERWAAETGGAYRDIEMQSEAQREQALRRLAESGSNPIVMTGFAFSSVLEQVAPDYPDTTFAIIDGVVDAPNVRSIVFTEHEGSYLVGMLAAMASESNTVGFVGGMDIPLIRRFACGYAQGVMAANPDANVIVNYTGTTPAAWNDPVRGGEITSAQISQGADVVYAAAGGTGVGVLQTAADAGILSIGVDSNQNHLHPGQVLTSMVKRVDNAVFAAFSEGADMETGIHVMDLASGGVDWALDENNDALVTQEMRDAVAAAEAAITSGELVVHDYMSDNSCPISVE
- the tsaB gene encoding tRNA (adenosine(37)-N6)-threonylcarbamoyltransferase complex dimerization subunit type 1 TsaB, whose protein sequence is MAKTVLGFDTSGGWCSVAVTRDEVVLAHHHHVMARGQGESLMPLLEAALAEAGVTWPDLTAIGVGIGPGNFTGIRISVSAARGLALGLGIPAIGIDRFEAAALDGPALPVVVPAVRGQVWVTLPGQTPTLHDTAPDPAIGDGGIAPAHPLGVAIAILATRRIGRPQPRPAPLYLREADAAPPLGTAACVDRMTPAALAALHALCFRSPAPWSAESFATVLDSPHVFLINTADETAFLLGRVIADEAEVLTLATAPHARRTGLARAMLSQFETRARAHGATTAFLEVAEDNIPARALYADAGWVQNGQRPGYYARDDKDAVAAMILCKSLV
- a CDS encoding PilZ domain-containing protein; amino-acid sequence: MKYREHRFPCDKAVRVLLRDGQARSAFIVNVSTFGARLTRLAAVCPGDRIYIALGSNHHLPEAEVRWATLTHVGIRFRQQLTPRELAMVRQSAAHKSTTNAKGWNLQLQEMR
- a CDS encoding NifU family protein, giving the protein MFIQTESTPNPATLKFLPGQDVLGQGTADFPNSDTAGSSPLARAVFDVPGVTGVFLGADFITVTKADATDWAHVKPAILGAILEHFQSGRPAIEGEAEDAHATQDGPDSEIVEQIKELLDTRVRPAVAQDGGDITFHGFDRGVVYLHMKGACAGCPSSTMTLKMGIENLLRHYIPEVTEVRPVAV